A genomic window from Sceloporus undulatus isolate JIND9_A2432 ecotype Alabama chromosome 9, SceUnd_v1.1, whole genome shotgun sequence includes:
- the LOC121915531 gene encoding phospholipase A2 inhibitor and Ly6/PLAUR domain-containing protein-like, with amino-acid sequence MFLSFYIFSILFATGVCLQCEYCSSSTDSCTGTPHVCRKSENACLILTMETTIGNDKWLATYKGCTALKYCLPSPMSFTFPSQRKRKAAKCCRTPLCNTGTVTLPKLGVIPNGLKCPGCFSEDPRCVPTEILSCNGWEDYCVYYDVSVKHEGKIYNHAIRGCGTKHACMNEPRIFGVPGLYMEMLKSPQCTPAPKMLTKIGK; translated from the exons ATGTTTCTTAGCTTCTACATCTTCTCCATCCTGTTTGCCACAG GGGTTTGCTTGCAGTGTGAAtactgcagcagcagcactgaTTCATGCACTGGCACACCACATGTCTGCCGGAAATCTGAAAATGCCTGCCTCATCCTTACCATGGAGACAACCATTG GAAATGACAAATGGTTGGCAACGTATAAGGGCTGTACTGCACTGAAGTATTGTCTTCCATCTCCCATGAGCTTCACCTTTCCTTCTCAGCGCAAACGGAAAGCTGCCAAGTGCTGCCGGACACCTCTTTGCAACACTGGAACAGTGACAC TGCCTAAACTAGGGGTCATACCAAATGGACTGAAGTGCCCTGGATGCTTCTCAGAGGATCCCAGATGTGTACCCACAGAGATACTAAGCTGCAATGGATGGGAAGACTATTGTGTCTACTATGATGTGTCTGTGAAACATG AGGGAAAGATCTACAATCATGCTATTCGTGGCTGTGGGACCAAGCATGCCTGTATGAATGAGCCACGGATTTTTGGGGTTCCTGGGTTGTATATGGAAATGTTGAAGAGTCCTCAGTGCACTCCTGCTCCCAAAATGTTAACCAAAATTGGCAAGTAA